A region of Methylibium petroleiphilum PM1 DNA encodes the following proteins:
- a CDS encoding PilZ domain-containing protein, whose product MRQRQFIRHPIDVPVEIFASGSGAGGLHTHDISLGGLALQSDFAVEVGSIVDVRISCVHPPFAAHARVAWCRARDDEGFELGVTFLDAEDAFLARMVEQVCHIEEYRKSVQRTEHRVLSSEEAALEWIDKHAALFPDIGAQPH is encoded by the coding sequence ATGAGGCAGAGGCAGTTCATCCGCCATCCGATCGACGTGCCGGTCGAAATCTTCGCGAGTGGGTCCGGCGCCGGCGGTCTTCACACTCACGACATCAGCCTGGGCGGCCTGGCGCTGCAGTCGGACTTCGCGGTCGAAGTCGGCTCCATCGTGGACGTCCGCATCTCCTGCGTGCATCCGCCGTTCGCAGCGCATGCGCGGGTAGCCTGGTGCCGAGCGCGGGATGACGAGGGATTTGAGCTCGGCGTGACCTTCCTGGATGCGGAGGACGCGTTCCTGGCCCGCATGGTCGAGCAGGTGTGTCACATCGAGGAATACCGCAAGTCGGTGCAGCGGACGGAGCACCGCGTGCTGAGCTCGGAAGAGGCGGCGCTCGAGTGGATCGATAAGCATGCGGCGCTGTTCCCTGACATTGGAGCGCAGCCGCACTGA
- a CDS encoding IS3-like element ISMpe1 family transposase (programmed frameshift) has product MNDKQVRGKYTQEFKLEAVRLVRAGQSVGMTAKVLGIPKASLSNWVRSSEQGQLGGAGDRPVTPEQMELARLRAELARVKMERDIGKKSGGVLCAGCSAKYAWIRTMKESWPVSLSCEVLGVSVSGYFEHQRRQYRRQPSRPGSGRLSDEALLAHVRAIHAEVRQEYGWPRMTKELCARGHRVGKERVRRLMQQHGIKARGRRKFVVTTDSKHNLPIAPDLLQRDFAADGPNAKWTSDITYIATDEGWLYLAAFIDLHSRMIVGWSMQPHMRASLVTDALRMAWFRRRPPPGLIVHTDRGSQYCSDEFQKALTGYGMRSSMSRKGDCWDNAPTESLWGRLKVGRLHGRKFATRRQAMDEVIDWMAFYNHRRLHSSLGYLSPRQYEERWVAAQLNKAA; this is encoded by the exons ATGAATGACAAGCAAGTGCGTGGGAAGTACACGCAGGAGTTCAAGCTGGAGGCCGTCAGGCTGGTCAGGGCAGGCCAGTCGGTGGGGATGACGGCGAAGGTGCTGGGCATTCCCAAGGCCAGCCTGAGCAACTGGGTGCGCTCCAGTGAGCAGGGGCAGCTTGGTGGCGCTGGCGACCGGCCGGTGACGCCAGAGCAGATGGAGCTGGCCAGGCTGAGGGCGGAACTGGCGCGCGTGAAGATGGAGCGCGACATCG GCAAAAAAAGCGGCGGCGTACTTTGCGCAGGATGTTCTGCAAAGTACGCCTGGATCCGGACGATGAAGGAGAGCTGGCCGGTGAGCCTGAGCTGCGAGGTGCTGGGCGTGAGCGTCAGCGGGTACTTCGAGCACCAACGCCGCCAGTATCGACGCCAGCCGAGCCGGCCGGGCTCGGGGCGTCTGAGCGACGAGGCCTTGCTGGCGCACGTGCGTGCCATTCACGCCGAGGTCCGTCAGGAGTACGGATGGCCGCGGATGACTAAGGAGCTGTGCGCCCGGGGCCACCGCGTCGGCAAGGAACGGGTTCGACGCCTGATGCAGCAGCACGGCATCAAGGCTCGGGGCCGCCGCAAGTTCGTCGTCACCACCGACAGCAAGCACAACCTGCCGATCGCGCCAGACCTGCTTCAGCGGGACTTCGCGGCCGACGGCCCCAACGCGAAGTGGACGAGCGACATCACCTACATCGCTACCGACGAAGGCTGGCTGTACCTGGCGGCCTTCATCGACTTGCACAGTCGGATGATCGTGGGCTGGAGCATGCAGCCCCACATGCGCGCCAGCCTGGTGACGGACGCGCTGCGCATGGCGTGGTTCCGGCGTCGGCCACCGCCGGGGCTGATCGTGCACACGGACCGCGGCAGCCAATACTGCAGCGACGAGTTCCAGAAGGCGCTGACCGGGTACGGGATGCGCTCGTCGATGAGCCGCAAGGGCGACTGCTGGGACAACGCGCCGACCGAGAGCCTGTGGGGGCGCCTGAAGGTCGGCAGACTGCATGGGCGTAAGTTCGCCACCAGGAGGCAGGCTATGGACGAGGTCATCGACTGGATGGCCTTCTACAACCACCGCCGGCTACATTCCTCGCTGGGCTACCTCAGCCCCAGGCAGTATGAAGAGCGCTGGGTCGCGGCACAGCTCAACAAGGCCGCGTAA
- a CDS encoding M13 family metallopeptidase, translating into MEKNLLFLPVLLATALAVAGPKSEGPLQSLPYTPSLDLSAIDRSVNPCDDLYQYACGGWIKNNPIPWDQARWDVYSKATNENQRYLWGILAELAAGSTDRSATQVKLGDYFAACMDEAAVQAAGLKPLQPYLDRIDAMASNRQLPALLADLQLVTGNERLFFGFSSGQDYADATQQIAFAVAGGISLPDRDYYVKNNAKIAKIRRQYQAHVAQMFELLGDTRAAAKANSATVLAVETALARSSLGTADKRDPYKTFHKFNAHQLQALTPGFNWADYRAALGVAADLDVYNVTEPAFYKAFNALLARLSLAELKTYLRWQLASSQSAYLEPRFVQANFDFFGKTLNGVPQLKSRWKRCVELVDQQLGEALGQEFVARNFAPVLKQAALTMTTEIEAAMAQSIRDLTWMSDSTKAKAIAKLNTIVNKIGYPDRWRDYSAMPVTRGDFLANVTAGRVFEAKRKLAKIGQPLDRGEWGMTPQTVNAYYNPQMNDINFPAGVLQPPLYDAKMDDAPNYGNTGGTIGHELIHGFDDEGRQFDAHGNLRNWWTKKDGREFEKRAACVGNQYKTYTIVDEIKINPKLTMGEDLADFGGLVLAWEAWKAHVADKQLAPIDGLTPQQRFFVGFAQWDCSDSRPEVLRVKALTDPHSPSRYRINGVVVNMPEFENAFACKPTAKLVKPEAQRCKMW; encoded by the coding sequence ATGGAAAAAAACCTGCTGTTTCTACCCGTCCTGCTAGCGACGGCGCTGGCCGTGGCCGGTCCCAAGTCCGAAGGTCCACTGCAATCCCTTCCTTACACCCCAAGCCTCGACCTGAGCGCGATAGACCGGAGCGTGAACCCCTGCGACGACCTCTATCAATACGCGTGCGGCGGTTGGATCAAGAACAACCCTATACCGTGGGACCAGGCGCGATGGGACGTGTATTCCAAGGCGACCAACGAGAACCAGCGCTACCTCTGGGGCATTCTGGCCGAGCTCGCCGCTGGCAGCACGGACCGCAGCGCCACCCAGGTCAAGCTGGGCGACTACTTCGCCGCGTGCATGGACGAGGCCGCCGTGCAGGCCGCCGGCCTCAAACCCTTGCAGCCTTATCTCGACCGCATCGATGCGATGGCGAGCAACCGCCAGCTCCCGGCCCTGCTTGCCGACCTACAACTCGTCACTGGCAACGAACGGCTGTTTTTCGGCTTCAGCTCAGGACAGGACTACGCCGATGCCACACAGCAGATCGCCTTCGCTGTTGCCGGCGGCATCTCGCTGCCGGACCGCGACTACTACGTCAAGAACAACGCCAAGATCGCCAAGATCCGCAGGCAGTACCAGGCGCATGTGGCGCAGATGTTCGAGCTGCTTGGTGACACGCGCGCCGCCGCCAAAGCCAACTCGGCCACGGTGCTCGCGGTCGAGACCGCCCTGGCCAGATCGTCACTCGGCACGGCCGATAAGCGCGATCCTTACAAGACCTTCCACAAGTTCAACGCCCATCAGCTGCAGGCCCTCACGCCGGGCTTCAACTGGGCGGATTACCGCGCTGCACTCGGTGTAGCCGCAGACCTCGATGTTTACAACGTCACCGAACCTGCCTTCTACAAAGCCTTCAACGCGCTGCTGGCCCGGCTGAGCTTGGCCGAGCTCAAGACCTATCTGCGCTGGCAGCTCGCCAGCAGCCAAAGCGCCTACCTCGAGCCACGCTTCGTACAGGCCAACTTCGATTTCTTCGGCAAAACCCTGAACGGCGTGCCGCAGTTGAAGAGCCGCTGGAAGCGCTGTGTCGAGCTGGTCGACCAGCAACTCGGCGAGGCCCTCGGCCAGGAGTTCGTCGCGCGCAACTTCGCGCCCGTGCTCAAGCAAGCTGCGCTCACCATGACGACCGAAATCGAAGCCGCCATGGCCCAGAGCATTCGGGACCTAACCTGGATGAGCGACTCCACCAAGGCCAAGGCCATCGCCAAGCTGAACACCATCGTCAACAAGATTGGCTACCCCGACCGCTGGCGCGATTACTCGGCAATGCCAGTCACTCGCGGTGACTTCCTCGCCAATGTGACCGCGGGCCGGGTGTTCGAGGCCAAGCGCAAGCTCGCCAAGATAGGCCAGCCGCTGGACCGGGGCGAGTGGGGCATGACGCCGCAGACCGTCAACGCTTACTACAACCCTCAGATGAACGATATCAACTTCCCGGCCGGCGTGCTGCAGCCGCCTCTCTACGACGCCAAGATGGACGACGCGCCCAACTACGGCAACACCGGCGGGACCATCGGGCACGAGTTGATTCACGGTTTCGATGACGAGGGCCGCCAGTTCGACGCTCATGGCAACCTCAGGAACTGGTGGACGAAAAAGGACGGCCGCGAGTTCGAGAAGCGCGCAGCATGCGTGGGCAACCAGTACAAGACCTACACCATCGTCGACGAAATTAAGATCAACCCCAAGCTCACGATGGGAGAGGACCTCGCAGACTTCGGTGGACTGGTGTTGGCCTGGGAAGCCTGGAAGGCGCATGTGGCGGACAAGCAGCTGGCACCCATCGACGGTCTCACTCCGCAGCAACGGTTCTTCGTAGGCTTCGCGCAATGGGACTGCAGCGATTCCCGCCCCGAGGTCTTGCGCGTGAAGGCCCTGACCGATCCGCATTCACCAAGCCGCTACCGCATCAACGGCGTGGTGGTGAACATGCCTGAGTTCGAGAATGCCTTTGCCTGCAAGCCCACGGCCAAGCTGGTCAAACCTGAAGCGCAACGCTGCAAAATGTGGTGA
- the ligD gene encoding DNA ligase D yields the protein MGRTAPSTQANADTPLSRYNAKRNFKVTSEPAGVPAKRSGKSKALCFVIQKHWASRLHYDFRLELDGVMLSWAVPKGPSYDPALKQMAIHVEDHPISYNTFEGTIPKGQYGAGTVIIWDRGTWEPEGDPREGMAKGKLIFKLHGQKLAGLWELVRISKPGEVKQEQWLLLKKRGDAWARPTSEYDVISALPDSVVEKPLGPVEEREQRAGGTAAGTPGPSGEADLQLAVQAPLPAKLAPQLATLASAVPSGGSWIVETKFDGYRMLARVDGDDVRLFTRNGNDWTSKLKTVAAAVKDLGLDSAWLDGEIVVINQAGVPDFNRLQNAIDNSRSKDISFFVFDVPFLGGMDLRKVPVASRRQVLNELFEQRQSEVVRFSEAFDVPPAHMLEAACKMGLEGVMVKRADAPYVSSRTDTWLKLKCQQRQEFIVVGFTDRAGAPTEVGGLLLGYHEDGKLRYAGSVGTGWNSATGRELRSTLAKLQVEKPALEAGAVKPGRWSKRPAGVERWVKPTMVVEVAFSEWTPDGHVRHPTFRGVRTDKPATQITREKAERPEGPVTETAAAVAGKPRTSVKVTNPDRVIDPSTGFKKVDLVRYYESIADWMLPHLKDRPVSLVRAPEGITGEQFFQKHPETKMPGMTELDPALWPGHSSLLAVGSAEALVSAAQMNVVEFHTWNSTIKRINEPDRVIFDLDPGEGVSWAHLQEAAVLMHTLLTELGLEAWLKTSGGKGLHVVVPLAPKLDYDAVKGFSQAAVQHMAKTIPQRFVAKSGGSNRVGRIFIDYLRNGHGQTTASAFSARVRPGMGVSMPVSWEQLRELKSGSQWSIATAREYLSFQKSDPWAAYWTSKQTLTKAMRLLGYAPKKAA from the coding sequence GTGGGCAGGACGGCACCCTCGACGCAGGCCAACGCCGACACGCCGCTGTCGCGCTACAACGCCAAGCGCAACTTCAAGGTCACCTCTGAGCCGGCCGGCGTACCGGCCAAGCGCTCAGGCAAATCCAAGGCGCTGTGCTTCGTCATCCAAAAGCACTGGGCCAGCCGGCTCCACTACGACTTCCGCCTCGAGCTCGACGGCGTGATGCTGAGCTGGGCAGTGCCAAAGGGGCCCTCCTACGACCCGGCCTTGAAGCAGATGGCCATCCACGTCGAGGACCACCCGATCAGCTACAACACCTTCGAGGGCACGATCCCGAAGGGCCAGTACGGGGCCGGCACGGTCATCATCTGGGACCGCGGCACCTGGGAGCCGGAGGGCGACCCCCGGGAGGGGATGGCCAAGGGCAAGCTGATCTTCAAGCTCCACGGCCAGAAGCTGGCCGGCCTCTGGGAGCTGGTGCGCATCTCCAAGCCTGGCGAGGTGAAGCAGGAGCAATGGCTGCTGCTCAAGAAGCGGGGCGACGCCTGGGCCCGCCCGACGTCGGAGTACGACGTCATCTCGGCCCTGCCGGACAGCGTGGTGGAGAAGCCGCTCGGGCCAGTCGAAGAGCGGGAACAGCGGGCTGGCGGAACGGCGGCGGGAACGCCAGGGCCGAGCGGCGAAGCGGACCTGCAGCTTGCGGTCCAGGCGCCCCTTCCGGCCAAGCTGGCGCCACAGCTGGCCACCCTGGCCTCGGCCGTTCCCAGCGGCGGCTCCTGGATCGTCGAGACCAAGTTCGACGGCTACCGGATGCTTGCTCGCGTCGACGGTGACGATGTCCGGCTCTTCACCCGCAACGGCAACGACTGGACGTCCAAGCTCAAGACCGTCGCCGCGGCCGTGAAGGACCTCGGACTTGACTCGGCCTGGCTCGATGGCGAAATCGTCGTCATCAACCAGGCTGGCGTGCCGGACTTCAACCGCCTCCAGAACGCCATCGACAACAGTCGCTCGAAGGACATCAGCTTCTTCGTCTTCGACGTCCCCTTCTTGGGCGGCATGGACCTGAGGAAGGTGCCGGTGGCCAGCCGCCGCCAGGTGCTCAATGAGCTCTTCGAGCAGCGCCAGAGCGAGGTCGTACGGTTCAGCGAGGCCTTCGACGTGCCGCCGGCGCACATGCTCGAGGCCGCCTGCAAGATGGGGCTCGAAGGCGTGATGGTCAAGCGCGCCGACGCGCCCTACGTCTCCTCGCGGACGGACACCTGGCTGAAGCTCAAGTGCCAACAGCGGCAGGAGTTCATCGTCGTAGGCTTCACCGACCGCGCCGGCGCGCCGACCGAGGTCGGCGGGCTACTCCTCGGCTACCACGAGGACGGGAAGCTGCGCTACGCCGGCTCCGTCGGTACCGGCTGGAACTCAGCCACCGGCCGGGAGCTGCGGTCAACGTTGGCCAAGCTCCAGGTCGAGAAGCCGGCGCTCGAGGCGGGTGCCGTGAAGCCCGGCCGCTGGTCCAAGCGCCCCGCCGGCGTCGAGCGCTGGGTCAAGCCCACCATGGTGGTCGAGGTGGCCTTCTCTGAGTGGACGCCCGACGGGCACGTCCGGCATCCCACCTTCCGTGGGGTCCGGACGGACAAGCCGGCAACGCAGATCACCCGGGAGAAGGCGGAGCGGCCCGAGGGCCCGGTGACCGAGACGGCGGCCGCCGTGGCAGGGAAGCCTAGGACGAGCGTCAAGGTGACGAATCCGGACCGGGTCATTGACCCGTCGACCGGCTTCAAAAAAGTCGACCTGGTGCGCTACTACGAGTCCATCGCCGACTGGATGCTGCCGCATCTGAAAGACCGGCCGGTCTCACTCGTCCGAGCGCCCGAGGGCATCACCGGCGAGCAGTTCTTCCAGAAGCATCCGGAGACCAAGATGCCGGGCATGACGGAGCTGGACCCAGCTCTGTGGCCCGGCCACTCTTCGCTGCTCGCCGTCGGCAGCGCCGAGGCCCTGGTGTCAGCGGCTCAGATGAACGTGGTCGAGTTCCACACCTGGAACTCCACGATCAAGCGCATCAACGAGCCCGACCGGGTCATCTTCGACCTCGACCCAGGAGAAGGCGTCAGCTGGGCTCACCTGCAGGAGGCCGCAGTGCTCATGCACACGCTGCTGACGGAGCTCGGCCTCGAGGCCTGGCTGAAGACAAGCGGCGGTAAGGGCCTCCACGTCGTCGTGCCGCTGGCGCCGAAGCTGGACTACGACGCCGTGAAGGGCTTCTCCCAGGCGGCGGTGCAGCACATGGCGAAAACCATCCCGCAGCGCTTCGTCGCCAAGTCCGGTGGCTCCAACCGAGTCGGACGCATCTTCATCGACTACCTGCGCAACGGTCACGGGCAGACGACGGCATCCGCGTTCTCGGCCCGGGTTCGGCCAGGCATGGGAGTGTCGATGCCGGTGAGCTGGGAGCAGCTGCGCGAGCTCAAGAGCGGGTCGCAGTGGAGCATCGCGACGGCTCGGGAGTACCTGTCGTTCCAGAAGAGCGACCCGTGGGCCGCGTACTGGACGAGCAAGCAGACGTTGACCAAGGCAATGAGACTTCTCGGCTACGCCCCCAAGAAGGCGGCATAG
- a CDS encoding DUF6697 family protein produces the protein MFSVGHVYTRDEIGNQVGGSKQTYLPTCGGMVVAACLTKDLNPLAPRVILCGTPPMVARAGDILARQTEAIPVFVKLDVNRWEYHGHFRPKASYTSGLEFERLVDGSGRARSDVTRAVVLEPITAA, from the coding sequence ATGTTCTCCGTCGGACACGTGTATACGCGGGACGAAATTGGCAACCAGGTGGGCGGCAGCAAGCAAACGTACCTGCCCACGTGCGGTGGCATGGTGGTGGCTGCCTGCCTCACCAAGGACCTCAACCCTCTGGCTCCGCGCGTCATCCTGTGCGGCACACCGCCGATGGTTGCCCGGGCGGGCGACATCCTGGCTCGCCAGACGGAGGCGATTCCCGTCTTCGTGAAGTTGGACGTGAACCGCTGGGAGTACCACGGTCACTTCAGGCCGAAGGCCTCGTACACGTCGGGACTCGAGTTCGAACGACTTGTCGACGGCTCGGGGCGCGCCCGCAGCGACGTCACGCGCGCGGTTGTCCTCGAGCCCATCACGGCGGCGTAG